In the genome of Osmerus mordax isolate fOsmMor3 chromosome 15, fOsmMor3.pri, whole genome shotgun sequence, one region contains:
- the gramd1c gene encoding protein Aster-C isoform X1 encodes MDQVSRTGIGSDFTDETASIGDFRSSSDEDEVSDPQGQCLASPQVPPPTYKQRSDEFKKLFKELQESERLILDYPCALQRDILLQGRLYLSENCLCFYSNVFRGTKIMLTLRDITSMSREKTARLIPNAIQVCTETEKLFFTSFSAREKSYQGVFRMWQNTLMDKPLTSGELWQMVKQHYGNDLGLSHEEMDSLQVASESTPQHSLTMRPSVEENLGRLERMPSVRLHQVEQEPLQTSTPQGEDMPFPLTLSPNSGSMQEDSRGTSPSHQRSRSPALNRLAPERVSKRSSLSLDLNANLDGLSEQSGSESGPEEDLVEERAFVTQEQGRMYVNRVFHFSAEKMFELLFSDSPFMRRFMKARKITNSRLNPWEREASGAMKRNLNYTITINNPLIGKFSTATENQTLYKESREGHYYLVNAEVYTHDVPYHDYFYTQNQYCIIRNSKRKCRLRIDTDVKYRKEPWSLVKSFITKNSWSGLEDYFKHLESELLKEDAELNQAGGDAGKAGGLRRRRRAYSRTLPGHMKPSKQYGMDPDHHREGGMGPMDIKDQQRWNITTIVAGMSVILLILTVLNLGLFFKLWAMEDVAHRMFLSTKNRLRERSEASLAPDFGARPPTPHRTKEENQLMKAVLQDSINLLEQLRGSLVLLQQNFALANRTATPPQ; translated from the exons ATGGACCAAGTGTCCAGAACAGGGATTGGAAGTGATTTCACAGACGAGACTGCATCTATAGGGGATTTCAGATCGAGCTCCGATGAAGATGAG GTGTCCGATCCTCAGGGGCAGTGTCTAGCATCTCCCCAGGTCCCGCCCCCGACCTACAAACAGAGGTCTGATGAATTCAAGAAGCTCTTCAAAGAGCTGCAGGAGTCAGAACGACTTATATTGG ACTACCCGTGCGCCCTGCAGAGAGACATTCTACTGCAAGGACGGCTTTACCTGTCTGAGAACTGCCTCTGCTTCTACAGCAATGTGTTCAGGGGAACAAAG ATCATGTTAACTCTGAGGGACATAACCTCCATGAGCAGAGAGAAGACAGCCAGACTCATTCCTAACGCCATCCAGGTCTGCACCGAGACAGAAAAG CTCTTCTTTACCTCCTTTTCAGCAAGAGAGAAAAGTTACCAGGGTGTGTTCCGCATGTGGCAAAACACTCTGATGGACAAG CCCCTGACGAGTGGAGAACTGTGGCAGATGGTAAAGCAGCACTATGGAAATGATCTTGGCCTGAGCCATGAAGAGATGGACAGCCTACAAGTAGCGTCAGAATCAACACCACAGCATAG CCTAACCATGAGACCGAGTGTGGAGGAGAACTTAGGCCGTCTGGAGAGAATGCCCTCCGTACGTCTACATCAGGTGGAGCAAGAGCCCCTCCAGACATCCACCCCCCAAGGAGAGGACATGCCCTTCCCCCTCACCCTAAGCCCCAACTCTGGCAGCATG CAGGAAGACTCTCGTGGGACCAGCCCTTCCCATCAACGCAGCCGCAGTCCGGCGCTAAACAGGCTCGCTCCAGAAAGGGTCTCCAagcgctcctccctctctttggaCCTCAATGCCAACCTCGACGGCTTATCTGAGCAAAGCGGGTCAGAGAGTGGTCCTGAGGAGG acCTTGTAGAGGAGCGAGCGTTTGTGACGCAGGAGCAGGGTCGGATGTACGTGAACCGGGTCTTCCACTTCAGCGCTGAGAAGATGTTCGAGCTGCTCTTCTCAGACTCTCCATTCATGCGCAGGTTCATGAAGGCCAGGAAGATCACGA ATTCAAGGCTAAACCCGTGGGAGCGAGAAGCTTCTGGTGCCATGAAGAGGAACCTCAACTACACCATCACCATCAACAACCCTCTGATTGGAAAGTTCTCCACCGCCACAGagaaccag ACCCTTTACAAAGAGTCCAGGGAGGGCCATTACTATCTGGTCAATGCCGAGGTCTACACGCATGACGTGCCATACCACGACTACTTCTACACACAGAATCAATACTGTATCATTCGCAACTCCAAGCGGAAGTGTCGTCTGAG GATCGACACCGATGTGAAGTACAGGAAGGAACCGTGGAGTTTGGTTAAGTCTTTCATCACCAAAAACTCCTGGAGTGGTCTGGAAGATTACTTTAAACACCTGG AGTCGGAGCTGCTGAAGGAGGATGCGGAGCTAAACCAGGCCGGGGGGGATGCTGGGAAGGCTGGAGGTCTCCGGCGGAGGCGGCGAGCATACAGCCGGACCCTGCCCGGGCACATGAAGCCCAGCAAGCAGTACGGGATGGACCCTGATCACCACAGAGAAGGGGGCATGG GGCCGATGGATATAAAGGATCAACAAAGGTGGAACATTACCACCATTGTTGCTGGGATGAGTGTCAT CCTGCTGATTCTGACGGTACTGAACCTGGGGCTGTTCTTCAAGCTGTGGGCCATGGAGGACGTGGCTCACCGCATGTTCCTCAGCACCAAGAACCGTctgagggagaggagcgaggcCAG TTTGGCTCCAGACTTTGGCGCCAGGCCGCCCACTCCTCACAGGACGAAAGAGGAGAACCAGCTGATGAAAGCCGTCTTACAGGACTCTATCAACCTGTTGGaacag CTCCGCGGCTCCCTAGTCCTACTCCAGCAGAACTTTGCCTTAGCCAACAGAACGGCAACGCCCCCACAGTGA
- the gramd1c gene encoding protein Aster-C isoform X2 yields MDQVSRTGIGSDFTDETASIGDFRSSSDEDEVSDPQGQCLASPQVPPPTYKQRSDEFKKLFKELQESERLILDYPCALQRDILLQGRLYLSENCLCFYSNVFRGTKIMLTLRDITSMSREKTARLIPNAIQVCTETEKLFFTSFSAREKSYQGVFRMWQNTLMDKPLTSGELWQMVKQHYGNDLGLSHEEMDSLQVASESTPQHSLTMRPSVEENLGRLERMPSVRLHQVEQEPLQTSTPQGEDMPFPLTLSPNSGSMEDSRGTSPSHQRSRSPALNRLAPERVSKRSSLSLDLNANLDGLSEQSGSESGPEEDLVEERAFVTQEQGRMYVNRVFHFSAEKMFELLFSDSPFMRRFMKARKITNSRLNPWEREASGAMKRNLNYTITINNPLIGKFSTATENQTLYKESREGHYYLVNAEVYTHDVPYHDYFYTQNQYCIIRNSKRKCRLRIDTDVKYRKEPWSLVKSFITKNSWSGLEDYFKHLESELLKEDAELNQAGGDAGKAGGLRRRRRAYSRTLPGHMKPSKQYGMDPDHHREGGMGPMDIKDQQRWNITTIVAGMSVILLILTVLNLGLFFKLWAMEDVAHRMFLSTKNRLRERSEASLAPDFGARPPTPHRTKEENQLMKAVLQDSINLLEQLRGSLVLLQQNFALANRTATPPQ; encoded by the exons ATGGACCAAGTGTCCAGAACAGGGATTGGAAGTGATTTCACAGACGAGACTGCATCTATAGGGGATTTCAGATCGAGCTCCGATGAAGATGAG GTGTCCGATCCTCAGGGGCAGTGTCTAGCATCTCCCCAGGTCCCGCCCCCGACCTACAAACAGAGGTCTGATGAATTCAAGAAGCTCTTCAAAGAGCTGCAGGAGTCAGAACGACTTATATTGG ACTACCCGTGCGCCCTGCAGAGAGACATTCTACTGCAAGGACGGCTTTACCTGTCTGAGAACTGCCTCTGCTTCTACAGCAATGTGTTCAGGGGAACAAAG ATCATGTTAACTCTGAGGGACATAACCTCCATGAGCAGAGAGAAGACAGCCAGACTCATTCCTAACGCCATCCAGGTCTGCACCGAGACAGAAAAG CTCTTCTTTACCTCCTTTTCAGCAAGAGAGAAAAGTTACCAGGGTGTGTTCCGCATGTGGCAAAACACTCTGATGGACAAG CCCCTGACGAGTGGAGAACTGTGGCAGATGGTAAAGCAGCACTATGGAAATGATCTTGGCCTGAGCCATGAAGAGATGGACAGCCTACAAGTAGCGTCAGAATCAACACCACAGCATAG CCTAACCATGAGACCGAGTGTGGAGGAGAACTTAGGCCGTCTGGAGAGAATGCCCTCCGTACGTCTACATCAGGTGGAGCAAGAGCCCCTCCAGACATCCACCCCCCAAGGAGAGGACATGCCCTTCCCCCTCACCCTAAGCCCCAACTCTGGCAGCATG GAAGACTCTCGTGGGACCAGCCCTTCCCATCAACGCAGCCGCAGTCCGGCGCTAAACAGGCTCGCTCCAGAAAGGGTCTCCAagcgctcctccctctctttggaCCTCAATGCCAACCTCGACGGCTTATCTGAGCAAAGCGGGTCAGAGAGTGGTCCTGAGGAGG acCTTGTAGAGGAGCGAGCGTTTGTGACGCAGGAGCAGGGTCGGATGTACGTGAACCGGGTCTTCCACTTCAGCGCTGAGAAGATGTTCGAGCTGCTCTTCTCAGACTCTCCATTCATGCGCAGGTTCATGAAGGCCAGGAAGATCACGA ATTCAAGGCTAAACCCGTGGGAGCGAGAAGCTTCTGGTGCCATGAAGAGGAACCTCAACTACACCATCACCATCAACAACCCTCTGATTGGAAAGTTCTCCACCGCCACAGagaaccag ACCCTTTACAAAGAGTCCAGGGAGGGCCATTACTATCTGGTCAATGCCGAGGTCTACACGCATGACGTGCCATACCACGACTACTTCTACACACAGAATCAATACTGTATCATTCGCAACTCCAAGCGGAAGTGTCGTCTGAG GATCGACACCGATGTGAAGTACAGGAAGGAACCGTGGAGTTTGGTTAAGTCTTTCATCACCAAAAACTCCTGGAGTGGTCTGGAAGATTACTTTAAACACCTGG AGTCGGAGCTGCTGAAGGAGGATGCGGAGCTAAACCAGGCCGGGGGGGATGCTGGGAAGGCTGGAGGTCTCCGGCGGAGGCGGCGAGCATACAGCCGGACCCTGCCCGGGCACATGAAGCCCAGCAAGCAGTACGGGATGGACCCTGATCACCACAGAGAAGGGGGCATGG GGCCGATGGATATAAAGGATCAACAAAGGTGGAACATTACCACCATTGTTGCTGGGATGAGTGTCAT CCTGCTGATTCTGACGGTACTGAACCTGGGGCTGTTCTTCAAGCTGTGGGCCATGGAGGACGTGGCTCACCGCATGTTCCTCAGCACCAAGAACCGTctgagggagaggagcgaggcCAG TTTGGCTCCAGACTTTGGCGCCAGGCCGCCCACTCCTCACAGGACGAAAGAGGAGAACCAGCTGATGAAAGCCGTCTTACAGGACTCTATCAACCTGTTGGaacag CTCCGCGGCTCCCTAGTCCTACTCCAGCAGAACTTTGCCTTAGCCAACAGAACGGCAACGCCCCCACAGTGA